The following coding sequences lie in one Stigmatopora nigra isolate UIUO_SnigA chromosome 4, RoL_Snig_1.1, whole genome shotgun sequence genomic window:
- the lsm1 gene encoding U6 snRNA-associated Sm-like protein LSm1, with product MNYVPGTASLIDEIDKKHLVLLRDGRTLIGYLRSIDQFANLVFHQTVERIHVGKKFGDIPRGIFIVRGENVVLLGEIDVDKPCDTVLQQVSIEEILEEQRLKQQTKQETEKVKMQVLKDRGLAIPKADNLDEY from the exons atgaactaCGTACCGGGAACGGCTAGTCTCATCGATGAGATCGACA AAAAACATCTGGTTCTCCTCCGAGACGGTAGAACACTCATCGGATACCTCAGAAGTATTGATCAATTCG CTAACTTAGTTTTCCATCAAACGGTGGAACGTATCCACGTGGGCAAGAAATTTGGTGATATTCCAAGAGGAATTTTCATTGTGCGTGGAGAAAATGTGGTGCTACTTGGCGAAATA gatgTTGACAAACCTTGCGACACAGTCCTGCAGCAGGTGTCCATTGAGGAGATTCTGGAAGAACAGCGTTTGAAGCAGCAAACTAAGCAGGAAACAGAGAAAGTCAAAATGCAGGTCCTAAAAGACAGAGGCCTCGCCATCCCCAAAGCCGATAATTTGGATGAATATTAA
- the bag4 gene encoding BAG family molecular chaperone regulator 4 isoform X1 has translation MDTPQYPGYPSHYWYPQSHSTGHYANTYPSGSDGQPQYNPQVISGAYPNGHGVYSPAQTQYSTSGFHPSNPFYCADPQRPAAVSYTNPSCPAEQNNGAAGQPHSQNHHYPGIQCQGVRTQQYQAPGYHTGPYPHYGESGHAMPPNQLYTRTPEVWEQHGTYVPTQQQWQPGQQIPQNQYGNPTRPLHPPAWPGTGTGAPPPYQPKDQRTPQVGPKPRATASPIRTIGKPAEISSPPQMYPNAGPGDPNQSQGEPSQFSAPAPPAPQTWSDNPSLARVQQIMARVLLLQEDVNEFVGRKTDKSYRCLEELLTKELLELDSVETRGLENVRHYRKEAVQRIQAILDRLEKKAF, from the exons ATG GACACGCCACAGTATCCCGGCTACCCATCCCACTACTGGTACCCTCAGTCCCATTCCACGGGTCACTATGCAAATACTTATCCTTCTGGATCTGATGGCCAGCCACAGTATAATCCTCAG GTGATTTCTGGGGCTTATCCAAATGGCCACGGAGTCTACAGCCCAGCACAGACTCAATATTCCACAAGTGGTTTCCATCCATCCAACCCTTTCTACTGTGCCGATCCTCAGAGACCAGCCGCAGTTTCTTACACGAATCCGAGCTGTCCTGCGGAGCAAAACAATGGCGCAGCTGGACAGCCTCACTCCCAAAACCATCACTATCCCGGTATTCAATGCCAAGGGGTAAGAACACAACAATATCAG gctCCCGGATATCATACAGGGCCATATCCTCACTACGGCGAAAGTGGGCACGCTATGCCTCCAAACCAACTATACACACGCACACCAGAGGTTTGGGAACAGCACGGTACTTACGTTCCCACGCAGCAGCAATGGCAGCCAGGTCAACAGATCCCTCAAAACCAGTATGGAAATCCTACACGTCCATTACACCCTCCAGCTTGGCCAGGGACTGGAACCGGAGCGCCACCACCTTACCAACCTAAG GATCAACGCACCCCACAAGTCGGACCCAAACCCAGGGCAACGGCATCCCCAATTCGCACCATCGGGAAACCCGCGGAAATTAGTTCACCACCCCAAATGTACCCCAACGCGGGGCCGGGTGATCCAAATCAATCACAAGGCGAGCCCTCGCAATtctcggctccagcaccccccgcaccTCAAACCTGGAGCGACAACCCCAGTTTAGCTCGCGTTCAACAAATCATGGCTCGGGTTCTACTTCTCCAGGAAGACGTGAACGAGTTTGTGGGCAGAAAAACGGACAAGAGTTATCGATGTCTGGAGGAACTTCTTACCAAAGAGTTGCTGGAGCTGGATTCCGTGGAGACTCGGGGACTGGAAAATGTCCGACATTATCGAAAGGAGGCCGTGCAGAGGATCCAAGCCATTCTCGATCGGCTGGAGAAGAAGGCCTTCTGA
- the bag4 gene encoding BAG family molecular chaperone regulator 4 isoform X2, producing the protein MDTPQYPGYPSHYWYPQSHSTGHYANTYPSGSDGQPQYNPQVISGAYPNGHGVYSPAQTQYSTSGFHPSNPFYCADPQRPAAVSYTNPSCPAEQNNGAAGQPHSQNHHYPGIQCQGAPGYHTGPYPHYGESGHAMPPNQLYTRTPEVWEQHGTYVPTQQQWQPGQQIPQNQYGNPTRPLHPPAWPGTGTGAPPPYQPKDQRTPQVGPKPRATASPIRTIGKPAEISSPPQMYPNAGPGDPNQSQGEPSQFSAPAPPAPQTWSDNPSLARVQQIMARVLLLQEDVNEFVGRKTDKSYRCLEELLTKELLELDSVETRGLENVRHYRKEAVQRIQAILDRLEKKAF; encoded by the exons ATG GACACGCCACAGTATCCCGGCTACCCATCCCACTACTGGTACCCTCAGTCCCATTCCACGGGTCACTATGCAAATACTTATCCTTCTGGATCTGATGGCCAGCCACAGTATAATCCTCAG GTGATTTCTGGGGCTTATCCAAATGGCCACGGAGTCTACAGCCCAGCACAGACTCAATATTCCACAAGTGGTTTCCATCCATCCAACCCTTTCTACTGTGCCGATCCTCAGAGACCAGCCGCAGTTTCTTACACGAATCCGAGCTGTCCTGCGGAGCAAAACAATGGCGCAGCTGGACAGCCTCACTCCCAAAACCATCACTATCCCGGTATTCAATGCCAAGGG gctCCCGGATATCATACAGGGCCATATCCTCACTACGGCGAAAGTGGGCACGCTATGCCTCCAAACCAACTATACACACGCACACCAGAGGTTTGGGAACAGCACGGTACTTACGTTCCCACGCAGCAGCAATGGCAGCCAGGTCAACAGATCCCTCAAAACCAGTATGGAAATCCTACACGTCCATTACACCCTCCAGCTTGGCCAGGGACTGGAACCGGAGCGCCACCACCTTACCAACCTAAG GATCAACGCACCCCACAAGTCGGACCCAAACCCAGGGCAACGGCATCCCCAATTCGCACCATCGGGAAACCCGCGGAAATTAGTTCACCACCCCAAATGTACCCCAACGCGGGGCCGGGTGATCCAAATCAATCACAAGGCGAGCCCTCGCAATtctcggctccagcaccccccgcaccTCAAACCTGGAGCGACAACCCCAGTTTAGCTCGCGTTCAACAAATCATGGCTCGGGTTCTACTTCTCCAGGAAGACGTGAACGAGTTTGTGGGCAGAAAAACGGACAAGAGTTATCGATGTCTGGAGGAACTTCTTACCAAAGAGTTGCTGGAGCTGGATTCCGTGGAGACTCGGGGACTGGAAAATGTCCGACATTATCGAAAGGAGGCCGTGCAGAGGATCCAAGCCATTCTCGATCGGCTGGAGAAGAAGGCCTTCTGA
- the LOC144195706 gene encoding dual specificity protein phosphatase 26-like → MSSSCMIMSSLIAINEAVGLVYLSWNDRPPPRKVEIDFSSPALAVVELERLLRTGNTIISHADEVWPKLYIGDRKRDGCPDFYQRMMIRYLGIEADDACHFDMSVNFQAAADFIHTALRRGGRVLVHCQVGVSRSATLVLAYLMLKQKLTLVEAICAVKKNRGVYPNRGFLRQLIRLDKQLFGTHK, encoded by the exons ATGTCG TCCAGTTGCATGATCATGTCGTCTTTGATAGCCATTAATGAGGCTGTTGGACTTGTGTACTTAT CCTGGAATGATAGACCTCCTCCCAGGAAGGTGGAAATCGACTTCAGCTCACCCGCTTTAGCAGTGGTTGAGTTGGAAAGACTTTTGCGGACCGGTAACACCATTATCAGCCACGCAGATGAAGTCTGGCCTAAACTCTACATCGGCGATCG AAAGCGTGATGGATGTCCCGACTTCTACCAGAGAATGATGATCCGCTACTTGGGTATCGAGGCCGACGACGCTTGTCATTTCGACATGAGCGTCAACTTCCAGGCAGCGGCGGATTTTATTCACACTGCTCTTCGCAGAGgag GTCGAGTACTGGTGCATTGCCAGGTGGGAGTTAGCCGTTCCGCCACCCTGGTTCTGGCGTACTTGATGCTGAAGCAGAAGCTCACCCTGGTGGAGGCCATATGCGCCGTGAAGAAAAACAGGGGAGTCTATCCCAACCGAGGTTTCCTCAGACAACTTATACGTCTGGATAAGCAACTTTTTGGCACCCATAAGTga
- the LOC144196110 gene encoding alpha-1-antitrypsin homolog isoform X1, with product MTRRLNTQKSTPIQSSLLNAWIEIKMAFWRYATFYSIEIKFGMMHAAVGVWILSALVCLGRGQHQVDHHHHHHHADDAPSQVTSGNKEFAFHLYRKLAADPSNVAKNIFYSPSSVSLALAALSVGARGETHRQLFAGLGFNGSQISQNAVNEAFEALLRRRGNSSDVQEGTAVFLDDKFQPDGNFMKSLKEFYLTDVSNLDFFQSKESAEAINKYVSDKTHGKIDKLVDELDPSTIMYLVSHIYFKGKWENHFDAKLTNEDIFNVDEKTKVPVQMMNKEDRFQVYHDLAINTTILRLPFNSSYSMLLLLPDNMAELEKEICPQHITKWTKWMKTRKYDVYIPKISIKTNYPLEKFLMEMGMVDMFDPRADLSGISETKNLLVSSVVHQAALDVDEVGATAAAATGLGLTLMSFQHTPVLKFNRPFMLFLTENNTDDILFMGKIINPNK from the exons ATGACACGGAGGCTAAACACACAGAAAAGTACACCAATCCAAAGTTCACTGCTCAATGCTTGGATAGAAATTAAGATGGCTTTTTGGCGCTATGCAACTTTCTACAGCATCGAAATAAAG TTTGGGATGATGCACGCAGCCGTGGGCGTATGGATATTGTCGGCGTTGGTTTGCCTGGGAAGAGGTCAACACCAGGtcgaccaccaccaccaccatcaccacgcCGATGACGCCCCCTCGCAGGTGACCTCGGGAAACAAAGAATTTGCCTTCCACCTTTACAGGAAATTAGCAGCCGACCCCAGCAACGTTGCCAAAAACATCTTCTACTCCCCGAGTAGCGTTTCCCTGGCTTTGGCCGCTTTGTCGGTGGGAGCCCGAGGAGAAACCCACCGACAGCTCTTTGCCGGCTTGGGCTTCAACGGCTCCCAAATTAGCCAGAATGCAGTCAACGAGGCTTTCGAGGCGCTCCTCCGAAGACGAGGCAATTCCTCGGACGTCCAGGAGGGGACGGCGGTGTTCCTGGATGACAAGTTTCAGCCCGACGGCAACTTCATGAAGAGCTTGAAGGAATTCTACCTGACCGACGTGTCCAATCTGGACTTCTTCCAGTCCAAGGAAAGTGCCGAGGCCATCAACAAGTACGTGTCGGATAAAACCCACGGCAAGATCGATAAGTTGGTAGACGAGTTGGATCCCAGCACCATTATGTATCTCGTCAGCCACATCTACTTCAAAG GAAAGTGGGAGAATCATTTTGATGCCAAGCTCACAAACGAGGACATCTTCAACGTTGACGAGAAGACCAAG gtTCCCGTCCAGATGATGAACAAAGAGGATCGTTTTCAAGTGTATCACGATCTGGCCATCAACACCACAATCCTGCGCCTTCCCTTCAACAGCTCGTATTCCATGCTCTTGCTGTTACCCGATAACATGGCGGAGCTTGAAAAGGAAATTTGTCCACAACATATCACCAAATGGACAAAATGGATGAAAACCAG GAAATACGACGTATATATTCCCAAAATCTCCATCAAGACCAACTACCCCCTGGAGAAGTTTCTGATGGAAATGGGAATGGTCGACATGTTTGACCCCAGAGCCGATTTGAGCGGGATTTCCGAGACCAAGAATCTGTTGGTCTCTAGC gtcgtGCATCAAGCCGCGTTGGACGTTGACGAGGTCGGAGCCACGGCAGCGGCCGCCACGGGTCTCGGCCTCACCCTGATGTCCTTCCAACACACGCCGGTGCTGAAGTTCAATCGTCCGTTCATGTTGTTTCTCACCGAAAATAACACGGATGACATTCTATTCATGGGCAAGATCATTAATCCAAACAAATAA
- the LOC144196110 gene encoding alpha-1-antitrypsin homolog isoform X2, with product MMHAAVGVWILSALVCLGRGQHQVDHHHHHHHADDAPSQVTSGNKEFAFHLYRKLAADPSNVAKNIFYSPSSVSLALAALSVGARGETHRQLFAGLGFNGSQISQNAVNEAFEALLRRRGNSSDVQEGTAVFLDDKFQPDGNFMKSLKEFYLTDVSNLDFFQSKESAEAINKYVSDKTHGKIDKLVDELDPSTIMYLVSHIYFKGKWENHFDAKLTNEDIFNVDEKTKVPVQMMNKEDRFQVYHDLAINTTILRLPFNSSYSMLLLLPDNMAELEKEICPQHITKWTKWMKTRKYDVYIPKISIKTNYPLEKFLMEMGMVDMFDPRADLSGISETKNLLVSSVVHQAALDVDEVGATAAAATGLGLTLMSFQHTPVLKFNRPFMLFLTENNTDDILFMGKIINPNK from the exons ATGATGCACGCAGCCGTGGGCGTATGGATATTGTCGGCGTTGGTTTGCCTGGGAAGAGGTCAACACCAGGtcgaccaccaccaccaccatcaccacgcCGATGACGCCCCCTCGCAGGTGACCTCGGGAAACAAAGAATTTGCCTTCCACCTTTACAGGAAATTAGCAGCCGACCCCAGCAACGTTGCCAAAAACATCTTCTACTCCCCGAGTAGCGTTTCCCTGGCTTTGGCCGCTTTGTCGGTGGGAGCCCGAGGAGAAACCCACCGACAGCTCTTTGCCGGCTTGGGCTTCAACGGCTCCCAAATTAGCCAGAATGCAGTCAACGAGGCTTTCGAGGCGCTCCTCCGAAGACGAGGCAATTCCTCGGACGTCCAGGAGGGGACGGCGGTGTTCCTGGATGACAAGTTTCAGCCCGACGGCAACTTCATGAAGAGCTTGAAGGAATTCTACCTGACCGACGTGTCCAATCTGGACTTCTTCCAGTCCAAGGAAAGTGCCGAGGCCATCAACAAGTACGTGTCGGATAAAACCCACGGCAAGATCGATAAGTTGGTAGACGAGTTGGATCCCAGCACCATTATGTATCTCGTCAGCCACATCTACTTCAAAG GAAAGTGGGAGAATCATTTTGATGCCAAGCTCACAAACGAGGACATCTTCAACGTTGACGAGAAGACCAAG gtTCCCGTCCAGATGATGAACAAAGAGGATCGTTTTCAAGTGTATCACGATCTGGCCATCAACACCACAATCCTGCGCCTTCCCTTCAACAGCTCGTATTCCATGCTCTTGCTGTTACCCGATAACATGGCGGAGCTTGAAAAGGAAATTTGTCCACAACATATCACCAAATGGACAAAATGGATGAAAACCAG GAAATACGACGTATATATTCCCAAAATCTCCATCAAGACCAACTACCCCCTGGAGAAGTTTCTGATGGAAATGGGAATGGTCGACATGTTTGACCCCAGAGCCGATTTGAGCGGGATTTCCGAGACCAAGAATCTGTTGGTCTCTAGC gtcgtGCATCAAGCCGCGTTGGACGTTGACGAGGTCGGAGCCACGGCAGCGGCCGCCACGGGTCTCGGCCTCACCCTGATGTCCTTCCAACACACGCCGGTGCTGAAGTTCAATCGTCCGTTCATGTTGTTTCTCACCGAAAATAACACGGATGACATTCTATTCATGGGCAAGATCATTAATCCAAACAAATAA
- the carnmt1 gene encoding carnosine N-methyltransferase isoform X2 — MAERTMADPLTGEYVFKERKTFTPEEEAKLERQHFWRIVDAFRFYRSYVQEYVNRAERQFRSLPIRHQNLLPSVLPNLVRIRQCTDHNHQVLQAIVEHSVHMFENIEFGERDIRKPRTSSTFDMDKLKSTIKQFVRDWSEAGQGERDTCYQPIIREIQRHFPSDQYDVSKVSVLVPGAGLGRLAWEIARLGYICQGNEWSFFMLFSSNFVLNRCEKVNCLTLYPWIHQFSNNKKSADQTRPVRFPDVNPQSLPEDTDFSMVAGDFLEVYSDADSWDCVATCFFIDTAHNVIQYVETIWKILKPGGVWVNLGPLLYHFENMANEFSVELSYEDIRAAMVKIGFHFVVENESLHTTYTENERSMLRCVYDCVLFVARKPENSYSNFQEKKDQQSSPPAAKSPRRDDTP, encoded by the exons ATGGCGGAAAGAACTATGGCAGATCCGCTAACTGGAGAATATGTTTTCAAGGAACGAAAAACATTCACTCCCGAGGAAGAAGCCAAGCTCGAAAGACAACACTTTTGGAGAATCGTCGACGCCTTTAGATTTTACAG GAGTTATGTCCAAGAGTATGTGAATCGAGCTGAGCGACAATTTCGTAGTCTACCGATTCGCCACCAGAATCTTCTTCCTTCTGTACTGCCCAACTTGGTTCGAATCCGGCAATGCACAGACCACAACCATCAAGTCCTTCAAGCTATCGTCGAGCACAGCGTTCATATGTTTGAAAACATTGAATTTGGAGAGAGG GATATCAGGAAGCCACGCACATCCTCAACATTCGACATGGACAAGCTCAAGTCCACCATTAAGCAGTTTGTCAGAGATTGGAGCGAGGCAGGTCAGGGCGAGCGGGACACATGCTACCAACCAATCATCCGGGAGATCCAAAGGCACTTCCCTAGTGACCAATA TGATGTGTCCAAGGTCAGCGTGCTGGTTCCGGGTGCGGGACTCGGACGTCTCGCCTGGGAAATTGCTCGTCTTGGTTATATTTGCCAGGGCAACGAATGGAGCTTCTTCATGTTATTCTCTTCAAATTTTGTTCTTAATAG GTGCGAAAAagtcaactgtctgacactgtaCCCCTGGATTCACCAATTCAGTAACAATAAGAAGTCGGCCGATCAGACGCGGCCGGTTCGATTTCCGGACGTCAATCCTCAGAGTTTACCAGAAGATACAGACTTTTCTATGGTAGCGGGGGATTTCCTTGAAGTTTACTCAGATGCAG ATTCTTGGGACTGTGTGGCTACTTGTTTCTTCATTGACACGGCTCATAACGTCATACAGTACGTGGAGACAATCTGGAAGATTCTTAAACCTGGAGGGGTGTGGGTCAATCTGG GTCCGCTGCTGTACCATTTTGAAAACATGGCCAATGAGTTCTCAGTTGAACTCAGTTACGAAGACATCAGAGCAGCTATGGTTAAAATAGGCTTTCACTTTGTG GTGGAAAACGAATCTCTTCATACGACGTACACAGAAAACGAGCGTTCCATGTTACGATGTGTTTACGACTGCGTCCTTTTCGTAGCACGGAAACCTGAAAACTCGTACTCGaactttcaagaaaaaaaggaccAACAAAGTTCACCGCCAGCTGCCAAATCGCCACGACGGGACGACACTCCATGA
- the carnmt1 gene encoding carnosine N-methyltransferase isoform X1 produces MAERTMADPLTGEYVFKERKTFTPEEEAKLERQHFWRIVDAFRFYRSYVQEYVNRAERQFRSLPIRHQNLLPSVLPNLVRIRQCTDHNHQVLQAIVEHSVHMFENIEFGERQDIRKPRTSSTFDMDKLKSTIKQFVRDWSEAGQGERDTCYQPIIREIQRHFPSDQYDVSKVSVLVPGAGLGRLAWEIARLGYICQGNEWSFFMLFSSNFVLNRCEKVNCLTLYPWIHQFSNNKKSADQTRPVRFPDVNPQSLPEDTDFSMVAGDFLEVYSDADSWDCVATCFFIDTAHNVIQYVETIWKILKPGGVWVNLGPLLYHFENMANEFSVELSYEDIRAAMVKIGFHFVVENESLHTTYTENERSMLRCVYDCVLFVARKPENSYSNFQEKKDQQSSPPAAKSPRRDDTP; encoded by the exons ATGGCGGAAAGAACTATGGCAGATCCGCTAACTGGAGAATATGTTTTCAAGGAACGAAAAACATTCACTCCCGAGGAAGAAGCCAAGCTCGAAAGACAACACTTTTGGAGAATCGTCGACGCCTTTAGATTTTACAG GAGTTATGTCCAAGAGTATGTGAATCGAGCTGAGCGACAATTTCGTAGTCTACCGATTCGCCACCAGAATCTTCTTCCTTCTGTACTGCCCAACTTGGTTCGAATCCGGCAATGCACAGACCACAACCATCAAGTCCTTCAAGCTATCGTCGAGCACAGCGTTCATATGTTTGAAAACATTGAATTTGGAGAGAGG CAGGATATCAGGAAGCCACGCACATCCTCAACATTCGACATGGACAAGCTCAAGTCCACCATTAAGCAGTTTGTCAGAGATTGGAGCGAGGCAGGTCAGGGCGAGCGGGACACATGCTACCAACCAATCATCCGGGAGATCCAAAGGCACTTCCCTAGTGACCAATA TGATGTGTCCAAGGTCAGCGTGCTGGTTCCGGGTGCGGGACTCGGACGTCTCGCCTGGGAAATTGCTCGTCTTGGTTATATTTGCCAGGGCAACGAATGGAGCTTCTTCATGTTATTCTCTTCAAATTTTGTTCTTAATAG GTGCGAAAAagtcaactgtctgacactgtaCCCCTGGATTCACCAATTCAGTAACAATAAGAAGTCGGCCGATCAGACGCGGCCGGTTCGATTTCCGGACGTCAATCCTCAGAGTTTACCAGAAGATACAGACTTTTCTATGGTAGCGGGGGATTTCCTTGAAGTTTACTCAGATGCAG ATTCTTGGGACTGTGTGGCTACTTGTTTCTTCATTGACACGGCTCATAACGTCATACAGTACGTGGAGACAATCTGGAAGATTCTTAAACCTGGAGGGGTGTGGGTCAATCTGG GTCCGCTGCTGTACCATTTTGAAAACATGGCCAATGAGTTCTCAGTTGAACTCAGTTACGAAGACATCAGAGCAGCTATGGTTAAAATAGGCTTTCACTTTGTG GTGGAAAACGAATCTCTTCATACGACGTACACAGAAAACGAGCGTTCCATGTTACGATGTGTTTACGACTGCGTCCTTTTCGTAGCACGGAAACCTGAAAACTCGTACTCGaactttcaagaaaaaaaggaccAACAAAGTTCACCGCCAGCTGCCAAATCGCCACGACGGGACGACACTCCATGA
- the LOC144195565 gene encoding uncharacterized protein LOC144195565, which produces MAKRHADGILFSQSPSKRKLRPGCRVVDLHPEKMAANVDVSPSCTPALLSENCMKRRRSVEFTDMPQNEIPIYRETTKPEPRGDCASHALTYGNSREYNTTTSRKRRREDPVGLETDNKKTDTDFEDCTYNSFQYWRVPLPELDLSLLEETAGHSSIKPSSNVKDILDAMES; this is translated from the exons ATGGCGAAGAGACACGCTGACGGCATTTTATTTTCCCAGTCACCCTCTAAGAGAAAATTACGGCCGGGTTGCCGTGTTGTCGACTTGCATCCCGAGAAAATGGCTGCTAACGTGGACGTGAGTCCTTCGTGCACACCGGCGTTGTTGAGTGAAAATTGCATGAAAAGGCGACGTAGCGTTGAATTTACAGATATGCCGCAAAATGAAATTCCTATTTATCGCGAGACGACAAAACCCGAGCCGCGCGGGGATTGTGCGTCACATGCACTGACGTATGGAAATTCTCGCGAATATAACACAACAACATCCAGAAAACGACGTCGAGAAGATCCAGTGGGATTGGAAACTGACAATAAAAAG ACGGACACAGATTTTGAAGACTGCACATACAACTCTTTCCAGTACTGGAGGGTCCCTTTGCCTGAGTTGGATCTTTCCCTGCTGGAAGAAACTGCTGGACATTCAAGTATAAAACCCAGTTCAAATGTTAAAGACATTTTGGATGCAATGGAAAGCTGA